CGAACTGGATGCACTGGCCCGCGGCCTGGCCGCCTACCCGGATGACAACGGCCTGCTGTACGCCCGTGCACTCACCTGGGAGCGCCGTGACGACATCCCGCGCGCCGAGGCCGACCTGCGCAAGATCCTGGTGACTGACCCGGAGAACGTGCCGGCGCTGAACGCGCTGGGCTACACGCTGGCCGATCGCACCGGTCGCCTGCAGGAAGCATTGGAGCTGATCGACCGCGCGCGCGTGGCCGAACCGGACAACGCCGCCATCGTCGACAGCTATGGCTGGGTGCTGTATCGCCTGGGTCGCAAGGAAGAGGCGCTGGTGCAGCTGCGCCGTGCCTGGACCCTGGCCAAGGACCCCGAGATCGCCGCCCATGTCGGCGAAGTGTTGTGGGTGCTGGGCAAGCATGACGAGGCGCGCCACTTCTTCGAGGAAGCGGCCAAGCTCGATCCCGAAAACCGCGCGCTGCTGCGCGCCCGCGAGAAATTCAATCCATGAGTGTTTCCCTGATCCGGCCGCTGCTGTTGGCGGCCGCGACCCTGGCGGTGACCGCCTGCACCAGCGTGGGCACGCAGAAGACCCCTGCGCCGGCCGTGGTCGAGACCGTGTCTGCCGAAGCGGCACAGACCGAGGCCGCACGCGTGGCTGCGTTGCAGGCACAGTCGGACTGGACGTTCCAGGGCCGGGTCGCGGTCAGCAAGGGCAAGGACGGTGGCAGCGGCCGCATCGACTGGAAGCAGGAAGGCCGCCGCTACGTGGTCGAACTGAGTGCGCCGGTGACCCGGCAGAGCTGGAAGCTGACCGGCGATACCCATTCCGAAGCAGGTCGCTTGGAAGGGCTGGCTGGCGGGCCGCGCGATGGCGAGGATGCCCAGCAGCTGCTGCTGGAGGCGACTGGCTGGGACATCCCGGTCAACCAGCTGCCGGAGTGGATCCGCGGCCTGGTAGCCGGCGATGCTGCCGGTCCGGAGAAGGTCGAGCGCGACGGTGAAGGCCGGCCGCGCCGCATGCAGCAGATGGGCTGGCAAGTGCAGTACCTGGACTGGTATCCCGCCGAGGCTGGGCGCCCGGCGCTGCCGCGCCGAATCGAGGCCAGCAAAGGCGACGCCAAGGTGCGCCTGCTGGTGGACCAGTGGGGGCAGGGCGGCCCATGAGTGGGGCAGCCGACGACGCGGGCTGGTCCTGGTGGCCGGCCCCGGCCAAGCTGAACCTGTTCCTGCACATCACCGGCCGCCGGGCCGACGGCTACCACGAGCTGCAGACCGTGTTCCGCCTGCTGGACTGGGGTGACCTCATTGGCCTGCGCCTGCGTGAAGATGGCCAGGTGCGCCGGCAGGGTGAGGGCCTGGCCGGCGTGGCCGAGGCGGATGACCTGGCGGTCCGCGCTGCGCGGCTTCTTAAAGATGCGGCCAATAGCGCGCAAGGCGCAGACATCATCGTCGAAAAGCATGTTTCGGCTGGCGGTGGCTTCGGTGGCGGGTCGTCCGATGCCGCCACCGTGCTGGTGGTGCTGAACCGGCTCTGGCGGGCGGGCCTGGACGAAGATGCCCTGGCCGCGCTGGGCCTGCGCCTGGGCGCGGATGTGCCGGTGTTCGTGCGCGGGCGCAATGCCTGGGCCGAAGGGGTGGGCGAGCGCCTGCAGCCGATCTTGCTGGAACCGGCCTGGTATGTGGTGGTTGAACCGGGCGTTCATGTTCCCACCCCGGCCCTGTTCGCAGACCCGGATTTGACGCGCGACAGCCCAGTGGCGAAAATAGAGGACTTCGCTTCCGGGACCCTGGTCGGGAATGCGTTCGAACCGGTGCTGCGCCGCCGTGAGCCTGCCGTCGAGGCAGCGTTCGCCGCGTTGAGCGACATCGGCACGGCGCGGCTGACCGGTTCGGGAAGTGGTTGTTTCGTCGAGTTCGCATCGCAGTCTGCCGCAGAGCAGGGACGGTCGAAGTTGCCGAAGGAGTTGCGGGCAAGGGTGGCAGCGGGCGTTGCGCGTTCGCCACTGCTGGATGCACTCGAGCAACACTGATTCATCACTGCAGGGGCGTCGCCAAGAGGCCCAAGGCACCAGGTTTTGATCCTGGCATTCGTAGGTTCGAATCCTACCGCCCCTGCCAATAGCGGCTGTGTCCGCGCCTTCCAGCGCATCGCCTGCGCGGGACGTGGAAACAACCGCGGTGTTGTCAGCAGCAAGGGTCCATCGGGTCCTTGCCGATCCCGGATCCCCGCCACTCGTCCCCGCCCGAGACAATCATGATGCAAGAGTCCCCGAACCTGCTGGTCTTTTCCGGCAACGCCAACAAACGTCTGGCGCAGAACATCTGCAAGGAACTGGGGGTCCGCCCGGGCAAGGCGCTGGTCTCGCACTTCTCCGATGGCGAAGTGCAGGTGGAGATCGAAGAGAACGTCCGCAAGCAGGACGTGTTCGTGATCCAGCCGACCTGCGCGCCGAGCGCGGAAAACCTGATGGAACTTCTGGTGCTGATTGACGCGCTCAAGCGCGCATCGGTGGCCAGCGTCACCGCCGTGGTGCCGTACTTCGGCTACTCGCGCCAGGATCGCCGCATGCGTTCCTCGCGCGTGCCGATCACCGCCAAGCTGGCGGCGAAGATGTTCAGCACCGCTGGCGCTGATCGCGTGCTGACCGTCGACCTGCACGCCGACCAGATCCAGGGCTTCTTCGATATTCCGGTGGACAACGTGTATGCGTCCCCGCTGCTGCTGGCCGACATCTGGCGCGCCTACGGCACCGAGAACCTGATCGTTGTGTCGCCGGACGTCGGCGGCGTGGTCCGCGCCCGTGCGGTGGCCAAGCGCCTGGATGACGCCGACCTGGCGATCATCGACAAGCGCCGCCCGCGCGCCAACGTCTCCACCGTGATGAACATCATCGGTGACGTCGAAGGCAAGACCTGCGTGATGGTCGATGACATCGTCGATACCGCCGGCACCCTGTGCGCCGCTGCCGCTGCCCTGAAGGCGCGCGGTGCGCTCAAGGTCGCCGCCTACTGCACCCACGCGGTGCTGTCGGGCCCGGCGGTGGACAACATCACCAATTCCCAGCTCGACGAGCTGGTGGTGACCGACACCATCCCGCTGAAGGACGCAGCGCGGGTGTGCAGCAAGATCCGTCAGCTGAGCGTGGCGGAAATGCTGGCCGAAACGATGCGCCGCATCGCCTTCGGCGAGTCGGTCAGCTCGCTGTACGTCGACTGAGTTTTTCGTCCCTGCCGGCAACGGCGGGGACATGCCCCGGGTGCTTCTGGTCGCGGAAGCATCTTCAACCGCCAGGCCGCAAGGCAGGGCAACAACCTGAGTAGTCGAAAATGTCGAAGACCCATGAAATCAAGGTCACCAAGCGTGAACTGCAGCGTAAGGGTGCGAGCCGCCGCCTGCGTCACGCCGGTGTGATCCCGGCCATCGTGTACGGCGGCAACGCCGAGCCGGTCGCCATCAGCCTGGACCACAACGAAATCTGGCTGGCCCAGCAGAACGAGTGGTTCTATGCCTCGATCCTGGACCTGAACCTGGACGGCCAGGTGCAGAAGGTCCTGCTGCGTGACATGCAGCGCCATCCGTACAAGCAGCTGATCATGCACCTGGACTTCCAGCGCGTGAACGAGAACGAAGCCCTGACCGCTTCGGTCCCGCTGCACTTCATCAACGAAGACACCTCGCCGGCTGGCAAGGCTGCCGACGTCGTGGTCACCCACGAACTGAAGGAAGTGACCATCACCTGCCTGCCGAAGGACCTGCCGGAGTCGATCGAAGTCGACCTGGGCGAGCTGAAGGCCGGTGACGTGGTGTACCTGTCCAACATCAAGCTGCCGAAGGGCGTGGAAATCCCGGCCCTGGCGCTGGGCAAGGACCACGACGACGCCATCGTCACCGCCAAGGCCGGCAAGGCCGACGCGGCCGACGAAGAAGCGGCTGCCGCCGAGTAATACCGCTACGGTGCCTGCCTCCGGGCAGGCACCGTATTGGAAGGAGCCATGGCAGGACTGCGACTGATCGTCGGTCTGGGCAACCCCGGATCGGAACACGCCCGGACCCGGCACAATGCCGGGTTTCATTTCGTTGAGGCCCTGGCTGAAAAAGCCGGTGCACGATGGAATGTGGACAGCAAACTGTTCGGCGAGACCGCCAAGGTCGAGATTGCCGGGCAGACGGTGTGGCTGCTCAAGCCCGCCACCTTCATGAATCTCAGTGGCAAGTCGGTCACCGCCGCGCAGCGGTTCTGGAAGATCGAACCGGAAGAAACCCTGCTGGCCCACGACGAACTGGACCTGGCGCCCGGCGTGGCGCGGCTGAAGTTCGACGGTGGCCACGGTGGCCAGAACGGCCTGCGTGACACCATCCGCCTGCTCGGTCACGGCAAGTTCCATCGCCTGCGCGTGGGCATCGGCCATCCCGGCCACAAGGACCGCGTGGTGGGTTGGGTGCTCGGCCGCCCGTCCAAGGATGACGACGTGCTGATCGCACGCGCCATCGACGATGCGATCGACGTGATGCCGCTGGCGGTGCAGGGCGATTTCAGCGAAGCGATGAAGCGCCTGCACACGCCGAAATAACCCGCTTTGGGTAGGTGCCAACCGTGGTTGGCGCCGCTGTTGATCGACCACACCGAGATGGATTGGCCAAGCAGCGCGCGCGCTGTTTCACCAATCACTTTCACCCCAGAGAGCTGTCACCCATGGGTATCAAATGCGGCATCGTCGGCCTGCCCAACGTCGGCAAGTCGACCCTGTTCAATGCGCTGACCAAGGCGGGTATCGCCGCGGCGAATTTCCCGTTCTGCACCATCGAACCGAACGTCGGCATCGTGCCGGTGCCGGATCCGCGCCTGGGCGAACTGGCAGGGATCATCAACCCGCAGAAGGTCATTCCGACCGCGGTCGAGTTCGTCGACATCGCCGGCCTGGTGGCCGGTGCGGCCAGCGGTGAAGGCCTGGGCAACAAATTCCTGGCGCACATCCGCGAAGTCGATGCGATCACCCACGTGGTGCGCTGCTTCGAGCACGGCGACATCGTGCACGTGGCCGGCAAGGTCGACCCGATCTCGGACATCGAAACCATCGATACCGAACTGGCGCTGGCCGACCTGGACAGCGTCGAGAAGGCGCTGAACCGTGCCGAGCGTGCAGCCAAGGGCGGCGACAAGGACGCAGCGGCGCGCAAGCCGGTGCTGGCCAAGCTGCAGGCGGCGCTGTCGGATGGCAAGGCTGGCCGTTCGGTCGGCCTGGACGATGAAGAAAAGGCGCTGGTGCGTGACCTGTTCCTGCTGACCCTGAAGCCGGTGATGTACATCGCCAACGTGCTGGAAGATGGTTTCGAGAACAACCCGCACCTGGAAGCCGTGCGCGCGCATGCCGCCGCCGAAGGCGCGCAGGTGGTGCCGGTGTCGGCCGCCATCGAAGAGGAGCTGTCGCAGCTCGACGATGAGGACCGCGATACCTTCCTGGCCGATCTGGGGCTGAGCGAGCCGGGCCTGAACCGCGTGATCAACGCGGCCTACAGCCTGCTGGGCCTGCAGACCTACTTCACCGCCGGCGTGAAGGAAGTCCGTGCGTGGACCGTGCGCAAGGGCGCTACCGCCCCGCAGGCCGCCGCGGTCATCCACACCGACTTCGAGAAGGGCTTCATCCGCGCCGAAACCATCGCGTACGACGACTTCATCAAGTACAAGGGCGAAGCCGGTGCCAAGGAAGCCGGTCGCCTGCGCCTGGAAGGCAAGGAATACCGCGTGCAGGAAGGCGACATCCTGCACTTCCGCTTCAACGTCTGATCCAGCGGTAGCGGATCGACCCTGGACGCCCCGCCTTGTGCGGGGCGTTCGCGTTTCCGGCGCCGCGCTGGTGGCTGGTGAAAAATTGACCATGCATTGAAACGCTTGCGCGGCAAGCCTCGCGCACACTTGTCCACACCAAACCCCCACCACTTTCCACGCGCGGTGTGGAAAACCCCGTGTGCCGCTGTAGAGCCGAGCCCATGCATCGGCTGATGCCGGCCGGCGCCGAGCATGGGCTCGGCTCTACGGCGCTTGTCCGCGAAGCGTGGACAAATATTCGCCACGCTTCCAAACGCCTGCGCGGCAATGCTCGCGCCCACTTGTCCACACCAAGTTCCCATCGCTCTCCACGTCTGGTGTGGAAAACAATCGAAGCGCATGGATAAAAAATCACCACGCCCGGAAATGCCTGTGGGACAACGATCGCGCCCACTTGTCCACACCTAGTTCCCATCGCTCTCCACGTCCGATGTGGAAAACCCGCGTGGCCCGCTCTGGTAGTCGCCCACCTTGGCGGGGCGTGGCAGATCAGTGCCTACCAACGTGGGCATCTGGCAGAGCCAGGTTCCCCAACGAC
This genomic interval from Stenotrophomonas sp. 57 contains the following:
- the lolB gene encoding lipoprotein insertase outer membrane protein LolB, which translates into the protein MSVSLIRPLLLAAATLAVTACTSVGTQKTPAPAVVETVSAEAAQTEAARVAALQAQSDWTFQGRVAVSKGKDGGSGRIDWKQEGRRYVVELSAPVTRQSWKLTGDTHSEAGRLEGLAGGPRDGEDAQQLLLEATGWDIPVNQLPEWIRGLVAGDAAGPEKVERDGEGRPRRMQQMGWQVQYLDWYPAEAGRPALPRRIEASKGDAKVRLLVDQWGQGGP
- the ispE gene encoding 4-(cytidine 5'-diphospho)-2-C-methyl-D-erythritol kinase, producing the protein MSGAADDAGWSWWPAPAKLNLFLHITGRRADGYHELQTVFRLLDWGDLIGLRLREDGQVRRQGEGLAGVAEADDLAVRAARLLKDAANSAQGADIIVEKHVSAGGGFGGGSSDAATVLVVLNRLWRAGLDEDALAALGLRLGADVPVFVRGRNAWAEGVGERLQPILLEPAWYVVVEPGVHVPTPALFADPDLTRDSPVAKIEDFASGTLVGNAFEPVLRRREPAVEAAFAALSDIGTARLTGSGSGCFVEFASQSAAEQGRSKLPKELRARVAAGVARSPLLDALEQH
- a CDS encoding ribose-phosphate diphosphokinase; the protein is MQESPNLLVFSGNANKRLAQNICKELGVRPGKALVSHFSDGEVQVEIEENVRKQDVFVIQPTCAPSAENLMELLVLIDALKRASVASVTAVVPYFGYSRQDRRMRSSRVPITAKLAAKMFSTAGADRVLTVDLHADQIQGFFDIPVDNVYASPLLLADIWRAYGTENLIVVSPDVGGVVRARAVAKRLDDADLAIIDKRRPRANVSTVMNIIGDVEGKTCVMVDDIVDTAGTLCAAAAALKARGALKVAAYCTHAVLSGPAVDNITNSQLDELVVTDTIPLKDAARVCSKIRQLSVAEMLAETMRRIAFGESVSSLYVD
- a CDS encoding 50S ribosomal protein L25/general stress protein Ctc translates to MSKTHEIKVTKRELQRKGASRRLRHAGVIPAIVYGGNAEPVAISLDHNEIWLAQQNEWFYASILDLNLDGQVQKVLLRDMQRHPYKQLIMHLDFQRVNENEALTASVPLHFINEDTSPAGKAADVVVTHELKEVTITCLPKDLPESIEVDLGELKAGDVVYLSNIKLPKGVEIPALALGKDHDDAIVTAKAGKADAADEEAAAAE
- the pth gene encoding aminoacyl-tRNA hydrolase — encoded protein: MAGLRLIVGLGNPGSEHARTRHNAGFHFVEALAEKAGARWNVDSKLFGETAKVEIAGQTVWLLKPATFMNLSGKSVTAAQRFWKIEPEETLLAHDELDLAPGVARLKFDGGHGGQNGLRDTIRLLGHGKFHRLRVGIGHPGHKDRVVGWVLGRPSKDDDVLIARAIDDAIDVMPLAVQGDFSEAMKRLHTPK
- the ychF gene encoding redox-regulated ATPase YchF — encoded protein: MGIKCGIVGLPNVGKSTLFNALTKAGIAAANFPFCTIEPNVGIVPVPDPRLGELAGIINPQKVIPTAVEFVDIAGLVAGAASGEGLGNKFLAHIREVDAITHVVRCFEHGDIVHVAGKVDPISDIETIDTELALADLDSVEKALNRAERAAKGGDKDAAARKPVLAKLQAALSDGKAGRSVGLDDEEKALVRDLFLLTLKPVMYIANVLEDGFENNPHLEAVRAHAAAEGAQVVPVSAAIEEELSQLDDEDRDTFLADLGLSEPGLNRVINAAYSLLGLQTYFTAGVKEVRAWTVRKGATAPQAAAVIHTDFEKGFIRAETIAYDDFIKYKGEAGAKEAGRLRLEGKEYRVQEGDILHFRFNV